The following coding sequences lie in one Erwinia amylovora genomic window:
- a CDS encoding SymE family type I addiction module toxin: MGYIRDHIKHLPSPSITLKGHWMAELGFETGQKIEVITEPGQLIIRLAGEG, from the coding sequence GTGGGTTATATCCGCGATCATATTAAGCACCTGCCGTCACCGTCCATTACCCTTAAGGGCCACTGGATGGCGGAGCTGGGATTTGAGACCGGGCAGAAGATCGAGGTGATCACCGAACCGGGGCAGCTGATTATCCGGCTGGCGGGGGAAGGGTAA
- a CDS encoding hemagglutinin repeat-containing protein, with protein MNKLRFRIIFNRARGLLMVVADIARSHTGWSRMRRDKIPTRCCRLSPLSCVMLAAFAFVTSTGCALAGIVADGQAPNNQQPNIVSSANGTPQVNIQTPSEAGVSRNTYRQFDVDNKGAILNNSRHNVATQLGGMVAGNQWLAGGEAKVILNEVNSRDPSRLNGYIEVAGRQAQVVIANPSGISCNGCGFINANRATLTTGQAQMSQGQLTGYAVERGEIVVQGAGMDSSRQDYTDVIARSVKINAGIVAKALNVTAGRNRVDAAHQQIDKLAADGSTRPQLAVDVARLGGMYANKIRLIGTEQGVGVANAGNIGAQAGSLVITADGRIENSGNLSSSAGMNIASDTAINNSGALQAGDNASLTSAGDLHNSGSVAARNHLQTQSASLNSEPGSLLAAGVNQDGKLAASGDLTLTTSGQLRAQGQNLAAGDFTARGQGVDVRHGSGSANNITLDAGQSDLLTGGGAQITAQRQLTASSGKMLNNDGGSLSADKLSINAHDLSNQQGAITQSGSNSLQLSHQGNFNNHGGSLASNGKDLTIQAAIINNQDGNIVHTADGNLSLSSGRLNGAKGQILSNGHLNMTTGDALLDGGVTSAQHITLTANNLSNRDGKILQIGSGPLSLTLFNGVDNQNGTLAAGGDIDLRAASLNNQQGHISAQDSGSLNVNLLNPLNNQQGVMQADGSVEIDSQGQQIDNRNGTMSAGKSLTLLSGELVNQAGQLRSGGDLQLNSHGQKLDNARGGIISSSANARLDVSELDNRGGQLQTAGNALLNAFKGLVNNTAGLIRSGATTTVNAAQIVNRDSNTHNTGLEGQRVQLNSDSLDNTQGVLRANDLLDITTVQSLNNTHGLVSSADGLSISGGDTLVLSNSGGTLISGKHLQLRAASLGGDGRVLSQGAMTLNLQQGFVNQGDVIANGDLNFNVGGNLDNRALLKAGGTLNLHSASLNNTAAGEISAGQNHILNDGELTNRGLIDGSLTHIQSGTLTNTGSGRIYGDHIALQIGTLNNLAEGGTAATIAARERLDIAAQNINNSAHALIYSAGDVAIGGQLDDKWQASGQALVFNNHSATLESVGNMTLNIGQINNFNDHLVTQNVVTERSQHHEAVLQGATTRHDWAKVDTSHSNKYNVHDAIMPDGSVNNEFYEYQYQRTVTETQIKESDPGQIIAGGNLTVNSERINNYDSRIMAGGTLGVNPGAVLNNVASEGTKVTVDKGSQTRWYAKKSRHHGKTKTSQGKDTNGYKPAAIKQTFALATMVYQGNTQVNGSGTTVAGRDTSALEQQAGNTAGVVAPVGHIVEIALPGAAANSVIRVTTPNTRLPDNSLFQLHGEVTSHYLIETDPRFTSQKQWLSSDYMQSALGQDPSRLDKRLGDGYYEQRLIRDQIVNLTGQRYLAGYSNDGEQYKALMDAGVTFAKDYHLTPGVALTPEQMALLTSDMVWLVKQDVTLPDGSRQSVLVPQVYARVKKGDLDGSGALLSGTNVVLNTGRDLTNGGKIAGREVTQIGADTLNNSGYIGANRVNLKAMTDINNIGGTLQGGDALVAIAGRDINSSSTLAGDDSNRYLNRAAGIYVQNDNGTLGLRAVNNINLTASQVDNSGKNSQTEIIAGHDLNLNTLATTHSEKSDWGSDNYRHLTQTEDIGTQLNGGGSVALGAGHDVNAQAAAMTAKDNVAVQAGHDINLTAGDSAYHLTEHSKQTVKGLLSGKSVETHDEVQNQSALGSSVSGNSVMMQAGHDLLVSGSSVASTQDVSLLAGNDLNITAADQSREENHRREEKKTGLTGTGGIGFSYGKNALKTTDNGQSQSSAGSTVGSSQGNVQLAAGSALTVKGSEVLGGKDLDLSGKQVNILAADNQSVQTHTIEQKQSGLTLALSGAVGSAVNSAVTSANEASNASSGRLAALDGLKTALGGVQAYQGYQLGSAQGEEAKNLFGVNLSYGSQSSKSQQTQTSNQSQGSTLTAGNNLNIRATDADITVQGSQLQAGKDLGLTAARDVNLLSAQNTSVLEGKNESHGASVGVGINFGGDKNGLTLNASANIGTGSESGNGVSHTETTVSAGDRLNISSGRDITLTGAQASGNRVTVDAGRYLTLTSEQDSDNHDSKQLNASAGGSVGFSPSTASVSLSRDKMHSNYDSVQEQTGIFAGKGGFDITSGEHTQLNGAVIGSTAAPDKNRLDTGSLGFGDIENKARYQVEHLSESFGTGGNTGLQFLGNAAGILMVGVNGNGHDSSTTKAAVSDGSIIIRDASARRQDVAGLSRDVEHANQTLSPIFNKEKEQQRLQEAQKISEIALQAADIAATQGKIKATRAANDKIAGASQHDRDKALAGLKKQDPSKQYSEADIENQVYQNFYHQALTESGFGTGGKVQQAIQAATAAVQGLAGGNIGAAIAGGAAPYLAEVIHKMTEDKTVPGGINVEANLMAHAVVGAVVAQASGHSALAGAAGATAGEFIAQQLYPGTDRNQLTEEQKQTVSTLGTLAAGLAGGLTGGSAADTVAGAQAGKNAVENNWLHADQALAFDKELSQCRKSGGDCQAVVDKWKQVSDKQSAETDEKLKDNPLTAQGMHKELAQGGIDATERPGWLNHIGADVMTSDEAKAYVQQWNGQDLAKIDVNSPGWTKFAVFISDPENQVAIGSVAGLSKSIINLAKATVSNISQSGVSTSIKSMQIGLRNPQQVDQIKNDMLSSNYRFTAPEGRIAGYIDSKGNYYISEGNHRMVAAQEIYKNTGDASYIEKLLQNGSWTQAKNAPAGAKPMPTRK; from the coding sequence GTGAACAAACTCCGCTTTCGCATTATTTTCAACCGGGCGCGCGGCCTGCTGATGGTCGTGGCAGATATTGCCCGCAGCCATACGGGTTGGTCGCGCATGCGCCGGGACAAAATTCCCACGCGCTGCTGCCGGCTTAGCCCGTTAAGCTGCGTCATGCTTGCCGCTTTCGCTTTTGTCACCTCGACCGGTTGTGCTCTGGCCGGCATTGTCGCCGATGGCCAGGCCCCGAATAACCAGCAGCCGAATATCGTATCGAGCGCCAACGGCACGCCGCAAGTCAATATCCAAACGCCAAGTGAGGCCGGCGTTTCGCGCAACACTTACCGCCAGTTCGACGTTGATAATAAAGGCGCCATCCTGAATAACTCACGCCACAATGTCGCCACCCAGTTGGGCGGCATGGTGGCTGGAAACCAGTGGCTGGCGGGCGGAGAAGCAAAAGTGATCCTCAATGAGGTTAACTCGCGCGACCCAAGCCGGCTCAATGGCTACATCGAAGTGGCCGGCCGTCAGGCACAGGTGGTGATCGCTAACCCATCGGGCATTTCCTGTAACGGCTGTGGTTTTATCAATGCTAACCGCGCCACGCTGACGACCGGCCAGGCGCAAATGAGTCAAGGCCAGCTAACCGGGTATGCGGTGGAGCGCGGTGAAATTGTGGTACAGGGTGCCGGCATGGACAGCAGCCGCCAGGATTACACGGATGTCATTGCCCGTTCGGTGAAAATCAATGCAGGCATCGTGGCGAAAGCGTTAAATGTGACGGCCGGTCGTAACCGGGTCGATGCGGCTCATCAACAGATCGATAAACTCGCAGCCGACGGGTCCACCCGGCCGCAGCTGGCGGTCGATGTCGCCCGCCTCGGCGGCATGTATGCCAACAAAATTCGACTAATCGGCACTGAACAGGGCGTCGGCGTGGCTAACGCCGGTAATATAGGCGCACAGGCCGGTTCGCTGGTCATCACGGCAGATGGCCGTATCGAAAACAGCGGCAACCTCAGTAGCAGCGCCGGAATGAACATCGCCTCTGATACGGCCATCAACAATAGCGGTGCCTTACAGGCTGGCGACAATGCCAGCCTGACCAGCGCGGGCGATTTGCATAACAGCGGGTCGGTTGCGGCACGCAATCATCTGCAAACGCAAAGCGCCAGCCTTAACAGTGAACCGGGAAGCTTACTCGCCGCTGGGGTCAATCAGGACGGTAAGCTGGCCGCCAGCGGCGACTTAACGCTGACCACCTCAGGCCAGCTGCGCGCTCAGGGGCAAAATCTGGCCGCCGGCGATTTCACCGCCCGTGGGCAAGGCGTGGATGTACGCCACGGTTCCGGCAGTGCGAACAACATCACGCTGGATGCCGGGCAAAGCGACCTGCTCACCGGCGGTGGTGCGCAGATTACCGCGCAGCGCCAGCTGACCGCCAGCAGCGGAAAAATGCTGAATAACGACGGCGGCAGCCTGTCGGCCGACAAACTGAGCATTAACGCACACGATCTGTCGAACCAACAGGGCGCGATCACTCAGTCGGGCAGCAATTCGCTGCAGCTTAGCCATCAGGGCAACTTCAATAACCATGGCGGTAGCCTCGCCAGTAACGGCAAAGATCTGACGATACAAGCCGCGATCATCAATAATCAGGATGGCAACATTGTCCATACGGCTGACGGCAATCTGTCCCTGAGCAGCGGCCGCCTGAACGGCGCTAAAGGCCAAATCCTGTCTAACGGTCACCTGAACATGACCACCGGCGATGCCCTGCTTGACGGCGGCGTGACCTCGGCGCAGCACATCACGTTAACGGCGAACAATCTGTCCAATCGCGATGGCAAAATTCTGCAAATTGGTAGCGGCCCCCTGTCCCTTACGCTGTTCAACGGCGTGGACAACCAGAACGGTACGCTGGCGGCAGGCGGTGATATCGATCTGCGGGCCGCCAGCCTGAACAACCAGCAAGGTCACATCAGCGCGCAGGATAGCGGCTCATTAAACGTCAACCTGCTCAATCCGCTGAATAATCAGCAGGGCGTGATGCAGGCAGACGGATCCGTGGAGATTGACAGCCAGGGCCAGCAGATTGATAACCGCAACGGGACGATGAGCGCGGGCAAATCGCTTACCCTACTAAGCGGCGAACTGGTCAATCAGGCCGGTCAGTTGCGCAGCGGCGGCGATCTGCAACTCAATAGCCACGGACAAAAGCTGGATAATGCCCGGGGCGGCATAATCAGCTCGTCCGCAAACGCCCGGCTGGACGTTAGCGAACTGGACAACCGTGGCGGTCAGTTACAAACCGCGGGCAATGCGCTACTGAATGCCTTTAAGGGGTTGGTCAATAACACTGCCGGCCTGATCCGCAGCGGCGCCACCACTACCGTTAACGCTGCGCAAATAGTCAACCGTGACAGCAACACGCACAATACCGGGCTGGAAGGCCAGCGTGTTCAGCTGAACAGTGATTCACTCGACAATACGCAAGGTGTGCTGCGCGCTAACGATCTGCTGGATATTACCACCGTGCAGTCGCTCAATAATACGCATGGCTTAGTCTCATCTGCTGATGGTCTTTCGATCAGCGGCGGTGATACGCTGGTGCTAAGTAATAGCGGGGGCACGCTGATCTCCGGTAAGCATCTGCAGCTACGCGCCGCTTCTCTGGGCGGCGACGGGCGCGTGTTATCGCAGGGCGCGATGACGCTCAATCTGCAACAGGGGTTCGTTAACCAGGGCGATGTGATTGCAAACGGCGATCTGAACTTCAATGTTGGCGGTAACCTTGACAACCGGGCGTTGCTAAAAGCCGGCGGAACGCTGAACCTTCATTCAGCCAGCCTGAACAACACCGCGGCGGGTGAAATCAGCGCCGGACAAAACCATATATTGAACGATGGCGAACTGACCAATCGTGGCCTGATCGATGGCAGCCTGACCCATATTCAGTCGGGTACGCTAACCAACACGGGCAGCGGGCGCATTTATGGTGACCATATCGCTCTGCAAATCGGCACGCTGAATAATCTGGCCGAAGGAGGCACGGCGGCGACCATCGCCGCCCGGGAACGTCTGGATATCGCTGCGCAAAACATCAATAACAGCGCTCACGCGCTGATCTACAGTGCCGGGGACGTGGCGATTGGCGGTCAGCTCGACGACAAATGGCAAGCGTCTGGCCAGGCGTTAGTATTCAACAACCACAGCGCCACGCTGGAATCTGTTGGGAATATGACGCTCAACATCGGGCAGATCAATAATTTTAACGACCACCTGGTCACCCAGAATGTGGTTACCGAACGCTCGCAGCATCATGAAGCGGTATTACAGGGCGCAACAACCCGCCACGACTGGGCTAAAGTGGATACCTCGCACTCGAATAAGTACAACGTACACGATGCCATCATGCCTGATGGCAGCGTCAACAATGAGTTTTACGAGTACCAATACCAGCGCACCGTTACCGAAACACAGATCAAAGAGAGCGATCCGGGCCAGATCATTGCCGGAGGCAATTTGACGGTCAACAGCGAGCGGATTAATAACTACGACAGCCGCATTATGGCAGGCGGCACGCTGGGGGTGAATCCTGGCGCGGTACTGAATAACGTCGCCAGCGAAGGCACCAAAGTCACGGTTGATAAAGGTTCGCAAACCCGCTGGTATGCTAAAAAAAGCCGCCACCATGGAAAAACGAAGACGTCCCAGGGCAAGGACACCAACGGCTACAAGCCAGCTGCGATAAAGCAGACCTTTGCTCTGGCCACGATGGTTTATCAGGGTAATACCCAGGTTAACGGCAGCGGCACCACGGTTGCCGGGCGCGATACTTCGGCGCTGGAGCAACAGGCTGGCAACACCGCCGGGGTTGTGGCACCGGTCGGGCATATCGTGGAAATCGCCCTGCCGGGAGCGGCGGCGAACAGCGTTATCCGCGTTACCACCCCAAATACTCGCCTGCCCGACAACAGCCTGTTCCAGCTGCATGGCGAGGTGACCAGCCACTATCTGATCGAAACCGACCCCCGCTTCACCAGTCAAAAGCAGTGGCTAAGCAGTGACTACATGCAGAGTGCGCTTGGCCAGGATCCGAGCCGTCTGGACAAGCGTCTGGGCGATGGTTACTACGAACAGCGATTGATCCGCGATCAAATTGTCAATCTGACCGGGCAACGTTACCTGGCGGGCTACAGCAATGACGGCGAGCAGTACAAAGCGCTGATGGACGCGGGCGTGACTTTCGCTAAGGATTACCACCTGACGCCGGGCGTGGCCCTGACGCCAGAGCAGATGGCGCTGCTGACCAGCGATATGGTGTGGCTGGTCAAACAGGACGTTACCCTGCCGGACGGTTCGCGGCAAAGCGTGCTGGTGCCACAGGTTTATGCGCGAGTGAAAAAAGGCGACCTCGACGGTAGCGGGGCCTTGCTGTCCGGCACCAACGTGGTGCTCAACACCGGCCGCGACCTGACCAACGGGGGAAAAATAGCCGGCCGTGAAGTGACGCAGATCGGTGCTGACACCCTCAACAACAGCGGCTATATTGGCGCTAACCGCGTCAATCTCAAAGCCATGACCGATATCAACAACATCGGCGGCACCCTGCAGGGCGGTGATGCGCTGGTGGCGATAGCAGGTCGCGACATCAACAGCAGCAGCACGCTGGCGGGCGACGACAGCAATCGCTATCTTAACCGGGCGGCGGGCATCTATGTGCAAAATGACAATGGCACGCTGGGCCTGCGGGCTGTGAACAACATCAATCTGACCGCATCGCAAGTGGACAACAGCGGCAAGAACAGTCAGACAGAAATCATTGCCGGCCATGACCTCAACCTGAATACGTTGGCCACTACCCACAGCGAAAAAAGTGACTGGGGCAGCGATAACTACCGTCATCTGACGCAAACCGAGGATATCGGCACGCAGCTTAACGGCGGCGGTAGCGTGGCTCTGGGCGCGGGCCACGATGTCAATGCTCAGGCCGCCGCCATGACGGCAAAAGACAACGTGGCGGTGCAGGCCGGTCATGATATCAACCTGACCGCCGGTGATTCTGCTTATCATCTGACCGAACACAGTAAGCAAACCGTTAAAGGATTATTGTCCGGCAAATCGGTAGAAACGCATGATGAAGTTCAAAACCAGAGCGCGCTGGGCAGTAGCGTCAGCGGCAACAGCGTGATGATGCAGGCAGGACACGATCTGCTGGTGAGCGGCAGCAGCGTGGCGTCCACTCAGGACGTTAGCCTGCTGGCGGGCAATGACCTCAATATCACCGCCGCCGACCAGTCGCGCGAGGAAAATCACCGGCGCGAGGAGAAAAAAACCGGCCTGACCGGCACCGGCGGCATCGGTTTCAGTTACGGTAAAAATGCGCTTAAAACCACCGATAACGGGCAATCGCAAAGCAGCGCGGGTAGCACCGTCGGCAGCAGTCAGGGCAATGTCCAGCTTGCTGCAGGCAGTGCGCTGACGGTAAAAGGCTCGGAGGTGTTGGGCGGCAAGGATCTGGACCTGAGCGGCAAACAGGTCAATATTCTGGCGGCCGACAACCAGAGCGTGCAAACCCATACCATAGAGCAAAAACAGAGCGGACTGACGCTGGCGCTGTCAGGTGCGGTGGGCAGTGCGGTTAACAGCGCGGTGACCAGCGCTAATGAGGCCAGTAACGCCAGCAGCGGGCGGCTGGCAGCGCTTGACGGCCTCAAAACGGCGCTGGGCGGCGTGCAGGCGTATCAGGGCTATCAGCTTGGGTCGGCTCAGGGAGAAGAGGCGAAAAACCTGTTTGGCGTTAACCTGTCTTACGGCAGCCAGTCGTCAAAATCTCAGCAGACGCAAACCTCGAACCAGAGCCAGGGCAGCACGCTCACCGCCGGAAACAACCTCAATATTCGCGCCACCGACGCGGATATCACCGTTCAGGGCAGCCAGCTGCAGGCCGGCAAGGATCTCGGCCTGACTGCCGCCCGTGACGTCAACCTGCTGTCGGCGCAGAACACCTCGGTTCTTGAGGGTAAAAACGAAAGCCACGGCGCTTCCGTTGGCGTTGGCATTAATTTCGGCGGGGATAAAAATGGCCTGACGCTCAACGCCAGCGCCAATATCGGTACTGGCTCGGAGAGCGGCAACGGCGTCAGTCATACTGAAACCACTGTGAGCGCCGGTGACCGTCTGAACATCTCCAGCGGGCGTGACATCACCCTGACCGGCGCACAGGCCAGCGGCAACCGCGTTACCGTGGATGCCGGACGCTACCTGACCTTAACCAGCGAGCAGGACAGCGATAACCACGACTCAAAACAGCTGAACGCCAGCGCGGGCGGCAGCGTTGGCTTTAGTCCTTCCACCGCTTCTGTCAGCCTGAGCCGGGATAAAATGCACAGCAACTACGACTCGGTCCAGGAGCAGACGGGCATCTTTGCCGGCAAGGGCGGCTTTGATATCACCTCCGGTGAACATACCCAGCTCAACGGCGCGGTTATCGGCTCCACCGCCGCCCCGGACAAAAACCGCCTCGATACCGGCTCGCTCGGCTTCGGCGATATTGAAAACAAGGCCAGATACCAGGTCGAACACCTGAGCGAGAGCTTCGGCACCGGCGGCAATACAGGCCTGCAGTTCCTCGGGAATGCGGCCGGCATCCTGATGGTGGGCGTCAACGGTAACGGACACGACAGCTCAACCACCAAAGCGGCGGTATCTGACGGCAGCATCATCATCCGTGACGCCAGCGCCCGGCGCCAGGATGTTGCCGGCCTGAGCCGCGACGTGGAGCATGCCAACCAGACGCTCTCCCCTATTTTCAATAAAGAAAAGGAGCAGCAGCGGCTGCAGGAAGCGCAGAAGATAAGCGAAATAGCCTTGCAGGCGGCAGATATTGCGGCGACGCAGGGCAAAATCAAAGCCACGCGGGCGGCAAATGATAAAATTGCCGGGGCCAGTCAGCACGACCGCGATAAAGCCCTGGCCGGGCTGAAAAAGCAGGACCCGTCGAAGCAGTACAGTGAGGCGGATATAGAAAATCAGGTTTACCAGAATTTCTATCATCAGGCCTTAACGGAAAGCGGGTTCGGCACCGGCGGCAAGGTGCAGCAGGCCATCCAGGCCGCCACGGCGGCGGTACAGGGCCTGGCGGGCGGCAACATCGGTGCGGCGATTGCCGGCGGAGCGGCACCGTATCTGGCGGAGGTTATTCATAAGATGACCGAAGACAAGACCGTGCCCGGCGGCATCAACGTCGAAGCCAACCTGATGGCGCATGCGGTCGTGGGTGCGGTAGTGGCACAGGCAAGCGGTCACTCCGCTTTGGCCGGAGCAGCAGGCGCAACGGCCGGGGAATTTATTGCGCAGCAGCTGTACCCCGGGACAGACAGAAACCAGCTCACCGAAGAGCAAAAGCAGACGGTCAGCACGCTGGGCACGCTGGCGGCAGGCCTCGCGGGCGGCTTGACGGGAGGGAGCGCCGCCGATACAGTGGCGGGTGCCCAGGCCGGGAAGAATGCGGTGGAGAATAACTGGCTGCACGCAGATCAGGCGCTGGCGTTTGATAAAGAGTTGTCGCAATGCCGGAAATCTGGCGGTGACTGCCAGGCAGTCGTTGATAAATGGAAGCAGGTCAGCGATAAGCAGAGTGCGGAAACCGACGAAAAGCTAAAGGACAATCCACTAACAGCACAGGGAATGCATAAGGAGCTGGCGCAGGGCGGTATTGATGCAACAGAACGTCCGGGCTGGCTGAACCATATCGGCGCAGATGTGATGACCAGCGATGAAGCCAAAGCCTACGTGCAGCAGTGGAATGGACAGGATCTGGCGAAGATAGACGTCAACAGCCCAGGCTGGACTAAGTTTGCGGTGTTTATATCCGATCCTGAAAATCAAGTTGCCATTGGTTCTGTGGCTGGACTTAGTAAGAGCATAATTAATCTTGCTAAGGCAACAGTATCTAATATTTCCCAAAGTGGTGTATCAACCAGCATAAAAAGTATGCAGATTGGTCTGAGAAACCCTCAGCAAGTGGATCAGATTAAAAATGACATGTTATCAAGTAATTACCGATTCACGGCACCTGAAGGCCGTATTGCGGGTTATATAGACAGTAAAGGTAATTACTATATATCAGAGGGAAATCATCGTATGGTTGCTGCTCAGGAAATATACAAGAATACAGGAGATGCTTCTTATATAGAAAAACTACTGCAAAATGGTTCCTGGACTCAGGCAAAAAACGCTCCTGCTGGTGCTAAGCCTATGCCGACAAGGAAATGA
- a CDS encoding ShlB/FhaC/HecB family hemolysin secretion/activation protein — translation MMDIQLRRRIINIVRQTLLISLWLSVAEARAETAPVAATLPAKPLPDALIGQGDQQLIHQQDQQRALQNRLKPQAPDIRLSAPSGNVGHLRFAQETPCFTLTRVTLSGTDALPHWLPLQRISHQAVGKCLGGQGINLLMSTLQNRLVDHGYITSRVLAPAQDLKSGELRLVVVAGKTRHVTLTPDSGRYISLYSAFPAHQGQLLDLRDIEQGLENLQRLPTVQADMEILPAAGPGESDIALRWRQQRMWRVAASLDDSGTRSTGRYQGGLTLSLDNPLSLSDMFYLSGSSSLQSKNGKGSNNLTGHYSVPFGYWLLSLTANSYDYRQTVAGLNSDYHYSGKSQNMDFQVSRILHRNGNQKTTLTYDLLARGSRNYIDDTEIGIQRRRTSAWRMGLQHRHYISQATLDVAASYQRGTRWFGAMQAPEENMGDATALSKIVQLSAQVDIPFTLLRQRFHYNVQYQRQLSHTLLTPQEQFAIGNRWTVRGFDGERTLNADRGWLVRNDIAWATPLPTQELYLGVDYGEVGGNGTQYLAGNHLAGGAMGLRGKALQVGYDLFASVPFSKPDGFRTDPVSLGFNLNWQY, via the coding sequence ATGATGGATATTCAACTACGCCGCCGGATAATAAATATCGTGCGGCAAACACTGCTGATATCCCTTTGGCTTTCCGTTGCTGAAGCACGGGCTGAAACCGCGCCTGTCGCCGCAACGTTGCCCGCTAAGCCTTTACCTGACGCATTAATCGGGCAAGGCGATCAACAATTAATTCATCAGCAAGATCAACAACGGGCTTTACAGAATCGCCTGAAGCCACAAGCACCTGATATTCGGCTGTCAGCGCCGTCGGGCAACGTGGGTCACCTTCGTTTTGCGCAAGAAACCCCGTGTTTCACGCTTACACGCGTGACGTTGAGCGGTACAGACGCCCTGCCCCACTGGCTACCTTTGCAGCGCATCAGCCATCAGGCGGTGGGGAAATGCCTTGGCGGACAGGGGATCAACCTGCTGATGAGCACCCTGCAAAATCGCCTGGTTGACCACGGCTATATTACCAGCCGGGTACTGGCCCCCGCACAGGATCTCAAAAGCGGTGAACTCAGGCTGGTGGTGGTCGCGGGTAAAACCCGACACGTGACGCTGACGCCGGACAGTGGACGTTACATCAGCCTTTATAGCGCATTTCCGGCCCATCAGGGCCAGCTGCTGGATCTGCGTGATATTGAGCAGGGGCTGGAGAACCTGCAGCGCCTGCCGACCGTGCAGGCCGATATGGAGATCCTGCCCGCTGCCGGGCCAGGCGAAAGCGACATTGCGCTGCGCTGGCGTCAGCAGCGCATGTGGCGCGTTGCTGCCTCACTCGATGACTCCGGCACGCGCAGCACCGGCCGCTATCAGGGCGGCCTGACGCTATCGCTGGACAATCCGTTATCGCTTAGCGATATGTTTTATCTTTCTGGCAGCAGCAGCCTGCAAAGCAAAAACGGCAAAGGTTCCAACAACCTGACCGGCCACTACTCGGTGCCGTTTGGCTACTGGCTGCTTAGCCTGACAGCCAACAGCTATGACTACCGGCAAACGGTGGCCGGACTCAACAGCGACTATCACTACAGCGGCAAAAGCCAGAATATGGATTTTCAGGTCAGTCGCATATTGCACCGTAACGGCAATCAGAAAACCACGCTGACTTATGACCTGCTGGCGCGCGGATCCAGAAACTACATAGATGATACCGAGATTGGCATTCAGCGCCGCCGCACTTCGGCGTGGCGAATGGGTTTGCAGCATCGCCACTATATATCGCAGGCCACGCTGGATGTGGCTGCCAGCTATCAGCGCGGCACCCGCTGGTTTGGCGCGATGCAGGCACCCGAGGAAAATATGGGTGATGCCACAGCGTTAAGTAAAATCGTGCAACTTTCCGCCCAGGTTGATATTCCGTTTACCCTGCTGCGGCAACGATTTCACTATAACGTGCAGTATCAACGCCAGCTCAGTCATACCTTACTCACCCCACAAGAGCAGTTCGCCATAGGTAACCGCTGGACGGTACGCGGCTTTGATGGTGAAAGGACGTTGAATGCCGACCGTGGATGGCTGGTGCGTAACGACATCGCATGGGCAACGCCGCTGCCGACTCAGGAACTCTATCTCGGGGTGGATTACGGTGAGGTGGGCGGAAACGGTACGCAATATCTGGCTGGCAACCATTTAGCCGGTGGTGCCATGGGGCTACGTGGCAAAGCATTACAGGTGGGCTATGACCTGTTTGCTTCGGTGCCTTTCTCAAAGCCGGACGGTTTCAGAACCGATCCCGTATCACTGGGCTTTAATCTCAACTGGCAATATTAG